The genomic window GACAGGCCACGGGTACCGGCACCCAACAACTGCCTGATCATGGATTGCAGTTCCCAATGCGCTGCCAAGCGCCAAATTTTCAGAACCCCGTTCTCCTCTACAAGGTCGTAGCGCAGGTGCATCGGTACGTTCAGCACGGCTCCGGTGGACATGATCGTCTCGAGGGACAAATCGCGTACGACGGACATCCCCGAGACGACGTCGTTCTCGACGTGAAAATTGATTGTGTTCGGCGAGATGAAGGTGTCGTAGAAGCGTCCAATCGCGTCGACGCCCCGGTGCGGCTTGGACCCGACCGGGTCGTTGACTTCCCCGTTCCGGGCGTAGAGACCCACCCACGCAGCTTTGTCGTGAACTGTCACGGCGTCGGGCGAGCCCTGAACAGCGGTGACCAGATCCTCAGCGGTACGCACCACTCGACGTTATCTCCACGTCGAACTTCAGGCATCGAAATGAGGCGGACCCGAACAAGGACATCGACGTCGGACCGAGTTCATGCGAAGACCGCCCTTTCCGTCAGCCACCCGTCGATTGCGGCCATGGTTGGAGTGAGGAAGGGCTCGTCGAACAGTGCATGATCTGCACCCGGTATCTCGACATGGTCAGCATCGCGGTAGCGCCGTGCGGTCGTGCGAGGGATTCGTCGGTTCACCGCTCTGTCCTGTTCGGCACCGATCACGAGAACAGGTGCGTCTACTGCGGCGAAGTCGACGGTCGCCGCGTGACGGCGGTCGAGATACGGAAAGCTCATCTCGCAGTACGCCCGCCCTGATTCGGCGACTGCGCCATCGAACAGTTCACGAACATGTTGGAGCGGCTGGTGTTGTGCGATGACCTTGAAGCGGGTCATGGTGGGCATCAGCGGTCGACGCCACGGCGCGCTGGGGTGGAAGAAGTGCGTCCCGAACAGGCGGATCATCGTCGGGTACACGGCGAAGATGCCCGCTGCGGGTGCAGGCGCTGCGGCGACGACACCTGCGGTCGGGGTGCGCGCTGCGACCAGCTGTACCAGTAATCCGCCCATCGAGAGTCCAACTACCAGAGGTGGGGAATCGAGGGATCGGCAAAGCGCGACGAGATCGTCGGTGTAGTCGAGAAGACTCAAGCCCGCGATCAGCGGAGCACCTTCGTCGCGAGGGAGTTCATGGTGGCGCAGGGTCGGGGTGTGGACGGTGAACCCGCGGTCGGTGAAGGCCTGCGAGGCGGAACCCCACCATGTGGGAGTACCCCGACCCCAAGTGCCATGAACAAGGACGACGTGACGGTTGGACATAGTCGTGAATCTACACGGATCGGTCGATTTGGCAATCGGTCGATTTTGATACTGCGCCGATAAGGTAGCCATATGGATCGAGGAGACGAGGAGCACGACGCGACGGTCGACGGTCGCTCCGCTCGCTGGGCGCATCGGCGACCGGAATTGGTGGCCGCCGCCACCCAGTACGTCCTCGACCGAGGCGTCTCCGATCTGACCCTGCGGCCACTGGCATCGGCGATGGGCGTCACGATCGCGACAGTGGTGCGACAGTTCGGGTCGAAGGAGGCGCTGGTCGAGGAGATCACCCGCACCATCAACGAGGACCTGCTGAGGACTCTTCGCGAAGACCCCGAGCTCGTCGGCCTCACCCCGGAGCAGACGCTGCGCACGCTCTGGCGGCGATGGCTGGAGCCGGCGCAGGGCAGGCAGTTCCGGGTGCTGTTCGAGCTTTTCGGCCTGGCCGCCCATCACCCGGATCAATACAGATGGTTCACCGGGTCGATCGTCACCGACTGGCTACCGCAGATCGAGGCCCCGCTGATCGGCGATGGAGTCGAGCCTGCCGCCGCGCGCCAGATGGCCACCCTGGTGTTGGCAGTACTGAGAGGGCTACACCTCGACCTTGTTGCGACCGGGGACGTCGACCGCGTCGATGCAGCGTTCGAGCTGGCCATGGCAACGCTCGCCCCCGCGCTCACCTCACCGCGTGACGCTATCGCGCGCTGACGGCTCGCGGCACATCCGCCCGCAACGTGAAATCGGTGACGAATTCGCCGTCCTCGGGCACGAATCGGCGACGGGGATCGAAGTTCTCGACGTCGAATCTGTCGAGTGCGGGTGAGTGGGTCGTCACTGCGAGGGTCTCGCCATCGATATCGAACTGAAGCAGGCGCTGGAATCCTGTTGCCCTCTCGCCCTCGACCTCGAAATACTGGTAGTCGGCCAACAGTTGTACGACGGTTCGGCCGGTGTCGTCGACGTCGCGATCGACGACAGTGGCTTGGCCGTCCACATGTCCGGACAGGACAAGGAAGACGGATTCATACGGCTTGACCAAGCGATTCCAGATCTGTTGACCCGAGCTTGCACCGATGTCTCCGAACGCCATCAGCTTCTTCTCGCCGCCCTCGTCGAGGTAGTAGTGGGTACCGATCACGACGTTCCGGTCCGGATGGTCGTCGAGTACCTGCTCTGCCCACTTCATGACTTTCTCGGGCGGGTTGTATCCGATGTAGAGCATCAGAAATTTCGCACCGGCGATGTCGAGCAGATCGTAGTGCGCAGAATTGTCCTCGGATGTGAACGAGTCACCCCACCACGGCTGGTCGCGATAACGGTCCGGGCCGAAGTACTCGTTGTACAGCGCGTGATTCTCCTCGTGCATACCCGGTACGAGTTTGCCCGCGACGTTCCAGAGATTGTCGTGGTTGCCAGGTAGGACGCCGTGCGGAACCCCGGCATCCTCCAGGCGTTTCATGGACTCGCTCGCGGCCTCGAATTCGATGCGCGACTGGGTATCCGGCCGTCCGGGGCTGATCCAGCTCTGAATGATGTCGCCGGTGTGCATGCTGTAGTCGATGCCGTACTTCTCGGCGTTGTCGACTGTCCACTGCGTCATGTCGTCGTACACGGTCGGGTCGTCCCGCGAGATGTATTGGGTGTCGCTGATGTGTTGCAGCGCAAAGTCGTACGTCCCCGGTTCGGCGAATGTGCCATCCGCAGAAGCGTTGTCGTCGGCGAACGCACGATCGGCACGGGGGCTGTCGATGATCATCACTTCGACTGGGCCGTCGATATCGGTGACTTCCGCGGCCAGATCGACGACGCCGCCTGCGGTGTCAGGGCGTGCTGTCGCCAATGCGGGGCCCCACTCCCCTGTGGCGGGGTCGAGAACATGAAGGGCGAGGTCGTTGGTGTTCACCGATGTTCCCTGCCAGGACAATTCGGCAGATGTGACGTCGGGGCCGAAGGTAGCGGTGTACCGAAGGTAGGGGTACTCGTCCCACGCGGTGGTGCGTGCCTCGGGCCCCGTGGCCTCGTCGCCGACGTGCACTCCGTCGGTCACCCCCGACACCATCTCGGCCGTCACCGGGACGGGCACGGCGGTCAATCCCAATGCCGGAACAGCCGTCGCCGACGCTTGGGTGCGGGCCTCGGGAGTGCCTGCTACCGCGTCGGCGCCGACGAGGACGCAGGCAAGCAGTAGGGATCCGATGGTCGGGACGGCTTTCACTCTCTCCAGGCTACCGATCGTCCCGGATATGTCCGGGTGTGTGGATCTAGGCTGTCCTTCATGGCACCCCGCAGGCGCGCACCGGAGGTTCGGATCGGCATCTCCGGATGGACCTACGCGCCGTGGCGCGGGGACTTCTACCCGAAGGGTCTCGCGCATCGGCGCGAGCTCGAGTATGCGTCGGAGCGATTGTCCTCGATCGAGATCAACGGCACCTTCTACGCCATGCAGAAGCCGTCGAGTTACGTGAAGTGGCGCGACGAGACTCCCGAGAATTTCGTGTTCGCTGTCAAGGGCGGGCGCTACGTCACCCACGTCAAGCGGCTCGTCGACGTCGAAGCAGCGCTCGCCAATTTCTTTGCGACAGGTGTGCTCGGCCTCGGCAGCAAACTCGGTCCCGTGCTCTGGCAGCTGCCGCCCAACTTCCAGTTCGACGCGGCCAAGATGGCTGCCTTCTTCGAACTCCTGCCGCGAACGACGACGGAAGCGGTGACGCTGGCAGGTCGGCGTGACGACAAGCTCCCTGACGACAGAGTGAGTCTCGTCGTCGACGGCGATCGCCCCCTGCGTCATGCAATGGAAGTGCGGCACCCCAGCTTCGATACAGCCGAGGCGATAGGTCTGTTGCGCGATCATGATGTCGCGTTCGTTCTCGCCGACTCCGGAGGCAAGTATCCCCTCGTGGACCAAGTGACCTCGAACTTCGTCTACCTGCGACTACACGGCTCCGAGGAGTTGTACGCGAGTGGCTACGACGACGCAGCCCTCGACCGATGGGCGGGGCGTATCGAGCAGTGGGTCAAGTCGAAGCTCGATGTGTTCGCCTACTTCGACAACGACGTGAAGGGCTACGCGCCGTTCGACGCAATGAGGTTGATCGAACGTCTGTAGAGGAATCTAGCTATTTCTAGGGCTCGAGCTAGAGCCAACGGTCATTACGAGGCCATCAGTGTGTGAAGCTCACAGCGTCGTACCGCGCTCCAGCATCGCAACGAGCAACTCGCGCGGCAGGGCCATCGGCGGCATTGCGTTGAGGTGAATGGCGTCGCCAGATTTGTCGCTCTTGATTTCGGCGACTTCGTCGTGCAGGCGTTCCATCGTCACGTCGAGGCGGTTTGCGCTGTCCGCGGCTTCGGTGAGCTCGGCGAGTAGTGGCGTCGGGATCGTACCGTCGTACTTGTAGAAGATCTTGTGCTCGAGGCTGGCCCAGAAATCCATGGCGATGGTGCGGATCTGGAGCTCGACGGGTACCGGCTGAACCCGGTCGCTCATGAACACGGGAATCTCGACGATCAGGTGAAGACTCTTGTAGCCGTTGGGTTTCGGATTCGCGATGTAATCCTTGACCTCGAGTATGCGTACATCGGACTGGCTCCCGATCATGTCCGCGATTCGGTACGTGTCCGAGATGAAACTGCACGTGATTCTGATGCCTGCGATATCGACGATGTTCTTGCGGATATCGTCGAGCGTGAGGGGGCTGTTCTTGCGACGGGCTTTGGTGATGATGCTCTCGGGCGTTTTGAGTCGCGACCCGACGTGTTCGATCGGACTGTACCGATGAATGTGGGTGAACTCCTCCTTCAAGACATTGATCTTGGTCATCAGCTCGTCGATGCCGAACTTGTAGCTCATCATGAAGCGGGTGAAGTCGTGTCGCAGCCGATCGAAGTCGGATCGATCGAGTTCGGGGATGGGGTCGACGGCGTTCACGCAGTCCCCGGCATTGCTCTCCATGCCTCGATTCTCCACCAACTCGGACATGCGTTCTCATATGCCCTGGTCGGCGCCGCGCGCGTCGAAACTAGCGTCCGAGCAACGAGGGCCGAGGGGCGGGCTGAACGTGATGTCGCCGCAGGTACTGCAGGCATGCGTGCGGTGATGACCACGTCCGCACGAGCATGCTCTCGACCCGACCAGCACGGTTCGCGGGCCGAGAGCATGACCGCGAGCGCACCGGGTCGGCGCGCTCTCGACCCATCGATCGCCCAATCGATGGAGGGTTGCGCTGGTGTCCTCACCCTGGTCGGAGGCGCTTCCCGGTGTACTCACGCTCGACACCGCCTGAAGCTGGACACCCGTCTGAATCAAGTTGGACCGTCCGGAACCGAAGCTCTCGGACGGCTCGATTACCGTAACACGACATCGAACGTATGTTCCCATTGCGCATAATTCGGGTTGCTAATACGGTATTCCGTAATTACGGAATAACAGATGCGAGGGGTTCTTATGCGCCGCACTACCGTCCTGTCCGCCACCTGCGCTGCCGCCTTGGTAATAGGTGGGTGCTCCTCGGCCACGTCGCCCGCCGAGTCCCAGTCTGCCGAGACCCAGACTTCCGCAGAGTGCGCCCCCGTCACCTCCACGGACCTGAATACCGAGGACGGCTGGATCGGTCTCATCGACCAAGCTCCCGAGACGGTGAGTCTGGTGATCGACGACGGCAGGGGCCGAACCGTCGAGCATCGGCCCGAGGAGGTGCAGCCGTTGGCGTCGGCGGTCAAGGTGGTTCACCTGGGTGCCTATGCGCGCGCGGTCGCTGCGGGCGAACTCGATCCGAACGAGCAGGTTCCGGTACTGGAGTGGGAACGCTGGTACGTGCCGGGAACGGACGGGGGTGTCCACCCGGTGGCCCTGAATCGGCTCGGTATAGCAAACGACGGATCCGTCGCAACGGACCCGAATGCGACTGTCCGGCTGGAAGACATGGTGACGGCAATGATCCAGGAAAGCGACAACGCGGTACCCGACTACCTGAGAAGCCGCCTCGGTGACGACGCCCTCGTCGACGCCGCAGCCGCAGGGGGCTGGGAAGATTTTCAGCCACCGTCACTCGTCACCAGCTTGCTCTCGATAATCGACCCCGAGCTCGCCGAGGGAGACCGTTGGGCGACGGCCAACCGTTGGGCTTCCGATCCGCAGTTCCGTATCGACGTATCGGCAGGCCTGGAGTTGCCGAGCTACGAGCAGCAGACCGATCGCGTGCAGAATCTGACCGCGGGTGGCTCGGCCGCCCAACTGAACGGAATGTACCGGGCGTTCACCGACGGCAGCTTCGGCGACGGATCCGATATCGCTCTCGGGCAGCTCGAATACCAGGAGGCCCCGGACGGCGCAGAGAGCATGGGATTCAAGGGAGGCAATCTGCCGGGAATGCTGGCGCAGGGATTCGAACTTCGCCGAGACGACGGCTCCGTCGCTACCGCGGTCTGGCTGACGGACGGTCTGCCTGCCGACCGGTACGAGGCCGCGATGGCGGGTGTGGTCTATCAGCAGGCACTCATCATCGAAGCCATGCAGTCGTCCGATGTTCTCGACCGGATAGCCTGCGTCGTGTGAGCGAGCAGTTCGAGGGCAGACTGGCAGAGCTGGAAGCGCGCGTAGCCGAACTCGAAGGTGGCGCGTCGGCCGGTGACCGCGAGACTTTCACCGGCGGGATGGTGGCGTACCAGGGTGAGGTGCACCTCGACGGAAACGTCAAGTGGGATATCGGTTATTCGCCCGACGGGATCCTGGAATTCTCTACGCATCGCACAGCCGAGATCCTGGCCGCGCTTGGACATCCTGCGCGATTGCGCATCGTACGGACGCTGCTTCGGGGACCGGCGAACGCGTCGGATCTGCACGAGTCGGTCGGACTCGGGTCGACGGGTCAGGTGTATCACCACTTGAAGGTCCTCGGCGCGGCCAACGTCGTCGAGCAGCATGGCCGGGGTGACTACCGGATAGCCGCGAAGAAGGTTGTGCCGCTGTTGGTGTCGATGCTTGCCGCTGCGGACATTTCGGGCGAACTGGGAACGTAGGATCCTCGCTCCGATGACTTTTACGTGTGGGGTGTGTCGATACAGGCACACACTCACGAACATCGGAGAAGACAATGACTACGACGATCACCCCTACGGCCAACTCGCGCACCGCCGCCCGCATCGGATGGGTGTTGACGGCACTGCTGGCGATCTTTCTGCTCTTCGACGGAGTCACCAAGCTGATCAACGTCCAGCAGGTCAAGGATGCGACGGTAGATCTCGGTCTGCGCGAGGAGATGACGCCCGTCATCGGCGTCGTACTTCTCGTATCGCTAGCGTTGTATCTGCTGCCGCGTACGGCGTTCCTCGGCGCGGTCCTGCTGACCGGCTACCTGGGCGGCGCGGTCCTCACAAACTGGCGCGTCGACAAGCCGCTGTTCAGCACAGTGCTGTTCGCCGTATATGTGGGCGTCGTCGTCTGGGGTGCGCTCTACCTGCGTGATCCCAAGGTTCGCCAGGTCATGCCGTTCGTGCGCTGACTCGCCCGTGCGCGCGTAATAACCTTCCGCGGTAATTACCCACTCACGACCAGATCAGGGGGTCGTGAGTGGGTAGTTACGTCGGGCGGTAATTGTTCGCGCACGGGCGGCGAAGCCGCTACTGCTCGGCGCGCGCCGCCAGGAACGCCTCGGGGTCGATGAGGTCGGCCTGTCCGACGATCGACCCGAGATCGGCGATGCGCTCGATACCCGTCAGCACCATCTCTTCCTCGACGGTGCCCTCGGCGTAGCCGTAGTAGCAGGTCGACGTGGTGTGGTTGTGGTCCTTGTCGATTCGGTTGGCGCGTCCCTCGATCTGACGGATGTCGATGGGAGTCCACCGGGGATCGTGGATCAACGTGACGCGCGGGGCGGACGTCGACGTTGCCTGGAGCGGAGCTTGCGGAGTGACCCGGGTGCTCTGCTCGGGTAGTAGCAGTTCGTTCGAATGCAGGTTGATAGCGCTCGTCGTGGTGGAGACGATGACCCTCGCGGCACCGGTCTGGAACCGTCGGATCTCGGTTTCCTGAGCCGCGCTGCTCATGCTTCCGTCGACGACCGCGACATCGAGTCCTTCCTCGCGCAACGTCTCGGCGAGTGAAGAGACCGACTCGCGATAGAACATCGACACGAATACCTGGTTGCCGTCGCGTACCCACGCTCGAACCTGATCGGCGGACGACGGTATCCGCAAATACGAACATTTCTGCCGAAACCTGAGCGTGGCGGCGCGGGTCGACGGGTTCTTCTGCAACACTCGCTTGCCGCCCACCGATTTCCACAGCGGCAGCCCGAGCTCCTTGCGATAGTCGACCCACGCCGAGTTGTAGAGGCGCTTCTGGGCCGCAGTCAGTTCCTGGCCGAGTGGTTCGCGCGGGGTAGGCGGCGACGGACGAGAAATGGACCACGGCACAGCGCCACCGGCAAGCCAGCGGTGGATGGTGCCGATGTCGCGTTCGCGTCGAGCAGCGTCTTCCGGCTCCCAGCGCCATGTCTTCAAGCCGGTGGTGGCCTTGCCCTCTTTGAGTGCGAAACCCTGTTCGACGAGGAAAGCAGCCCATTTCGTGGTCACCGCATATCCGAGGGCCTCGTCGTCGCCGATGATCTCCTCACCGCCGAGGCTGTGCTCGATGGCCCTGGCCATGTAGGCGAAGTGCATCGGTTGGTACCCGGGCGTCGCGGACATCCACACCACGGCCCGCGCGGCCTCCTGGTAGCGCCACAGGATCTGGGACTGCTGGGACTCGATGTTCATCAGGGCGTGTGACTCGTCGGCGATGACGACGTCGATGTCGAATCGCAGCTCGCCGAGCGTGATGGTCCGCTTGTTCTGAGTCTTCTTTCGCTTGCCCAGATCGGTGTCCTCGGGAACCGTGAGCAGCTTCTTCGTCGACTGATACGTGACGAGCAGCCAGCGTTTGCGATCCTCGGGTGCCAGGTCGGCCTCGGTATCGGCGATGGTTCGACGCCAGCCAGGCAGGGCGCCTTTGGGTGCGACGACGAGCACCGTCCCTACTCCTGGAGCGGAGCCTGCGGAGTGACCCGATGAGAGGGCATCGTCCATCTGCCGGACGGCCTCGCAGACGGCAAGGGTCTTGCCGAGGCCCGTCGAGTCCATCTGCGCGAAGTACGGGAACCCCTGGGCCATCGCGCCGAGTTGTCGGCGCACCGATTCGAGCTGGGTCTCCCGCGGTGTCAGGGACCGCTCGTGTACGACCTCAGGTCTCCACTCTTCGTTGGCGTCGTCCTCCACCCACCGCTGCAAGCTGTAGGGCATCGACTCGAACGAGGCCAACCCGTCGGGAAGCTCGGTTCCGTAGTACGCGAACACCCGAGGGCCCGGATGCCACCGTGCTCCCGACGCCGATGCCAGGGCTCTGTCCTCGAACGGGACATCGAGTACCCAGACGCGCTCACCCGGGTCGGGCAGCCGCAGGTCGGGTGAGGCTGTCTTACGGACGGCCTTCTTGCGGGTGGTGGTCGTGCGCTTCTTCGCGGTGGCGGTCGACGCAGTACCCGACGACGCCTTGAACTTGCGGG from Rhodococcus sp. P1Y includes these protein-coding regions:
- a CDS encoding alpha/beta hydrolase, with protein sequence MSNRHVVLVHGTWGRGTPTWWGSASQAFTDRGFTVHTPTLRHHELPRDEGAPLIAGLSLLDYTDDLVALCRSLDSPPLVVGLSMGGLLVQLVAARTPTAGVVAAAPAPAAGIFAVYPTMIRLFGTHFFHPSAPWRRPLMPTMTRFKVIAQHQPLQHVRELFDGAVAESGRAYCEMSFPYLDRRHAATVDFAAVDAPVLVIGAEQDRAVNRRIPRTTARRYRDADHVEIPGADHALFDEPFLTPTMAAIDGWLTERAVFA
- a CDS encoding GTP pyrophosphokinase translates to MMSYKFGIDELMTKINVLKEEFTHIHRYSPIEHVGSRLKTPESIITKARRKNSPLTLDDIRKNIVDIAGIRITCSFISDTYRIADMIGSQSDVRILEVKDYIANPKPNGYKSLHLIVEIPVFMSDRVQPVPVELQIRTIAMDFWASLEHKIFYKYDGTIPTPLLAELTEAADSANRLDVTMERLHDEVAEIKSDKSGDAIHLNAMPPMALPRELLVAMLERGTTL
- a CDS encoding helicase-related protein codes for the protein MPPRRRKPAATTARTVGAGKSAAARKFKASSGTASTATAKKRTTTTRKKAVRKTASPDLRLPDPGERVWVLDVPFEDRALASASGARWHPGPRVFAYYGTELPDGLASFESMPYSLQRWVEDDANEEWRPEVVHERSLTPRETQLESVRRQLGAMAQGFPYFAQMDSTGLGKTLAVCEAVRQMDDALSSGHSAGSAPGVGTVLVVAPKGALPGWRRTIADTEADLAPEDRKRWLLVTYQSTKKLLTVPEDTDLGKRKKTQNKRTITLGELRFDIDVVIADESHALMNIESQQSQILWRYQEAARAVVWMSATPGYQPMHFAYMARAIEHSLGGEEIIGDDEALGYAVTTKWAAFLVEQGFALKEGKATTGLKTWRWEPEDAARRERDIGTIHRWLAGGAVPWSISRPSPPTPREPLGQELTAAQKRLYNSAWVDYRKELGLPLWKSVGGKRVLQKNPSTRAATLRFRQKCSYLRIPSSADQVRAWVRDGNQVFVSMFYRESVSSLAETLREEGLDVAVVDGSMSSAAQETEIRRFQTGAARVIVSTTTSAINLHSNELLLPEQSTRVTPQAPLQATSTSAPRVTLIHDPRWTPIDIRQIEGRANRIDKDHNHTTSTCYYGYAEGTVEEEMVLTGIERIADLGSIVGQADLIDPEAFLAARAEQ
- a CDS encoding metallophosphoesterase, with amino-acid sequence MKAVPTIGSLLLACVLVGADAVAGTPEARTQASATAVPALGLTAVPVPVTAEMVSGVTDGVHVGDEATGPEARTTAWDEYPYLRYTATFGPDVTSAELSWQGTSVNTNDLALHVLDPATGEWGPALATARPDTAGGVVDLAAEVTDIDGPVEVMIIDSPRADRAFADDNASADGTFAEPGTYDFALQHISDTQYISRDDPTVYDDMTQWTVDNAEKYGIDYSMHTGDIIQSWISPGRPDTQSRIEFEAASESMKRLEDAGVPHGVLPGNHDNLWNVAGKLVPGMHEENHALYNEYFGPDRYRDQPWWGDSFTSEDNSAHYDLLDIAGAKFLMLYIGYNPPEKVMKWAEQVLDDHPDRNVVIGTHYYLDEGGEKKLMAFGDIGASSGQQIWNRLVKPYESVFLVLSGHVDGQATVVDRDVDDTGRTVVQLLADYQYFEVEGERATGFQRLLQFDIDGETLAVTTHSPALDRFDVENFDPRRRFVPEDGEFVTDFTLRADVPRAVSAR
- a CDS encoding nuclear transport factor 2 family protein; this encodes MVRTAEDLVTAVQGSPDAVTVHDKAAWVGLYARNGEVNDPVGSKPHRGVDAIGRFYDTFISPNTINFHVENDVVSGMSVVRDLSLETIMSTGAVLNVPMHLRYDLVEENGVLKIWRLAAHWELQSMIRQLLGAGTRGLSASAKLTPQLVSNQGVRGVLGFMGGLRSVGARGKTAALDVLRDPRCPVRDASGESLSPDVLRGATYRKLLAAGRIVSASAELESGPGVVFVEFSRASLAVDSVTVFAPSRNT
- a CDS encoding serine hydrolase, with amino-acid sequence MRRTTVLSATCAAALVIGGCSSATSPAESQSAETQTSAECAPVTSTDLNTEDGWIGLIDQAPETVSLVIDDGRGRTVEHRPEEVQPLASAVKVVHLGAYARAVAAGELDPNEQVPVLEWERWYVPGTDGGVHPVALNRLGIANDGSVATDPNATVRLEDMVTAMIQESDNAVPDYLRSRLGDDALVDAAAAGGWEDFQPPSLVTSLLSIIDPELAEGDRWATANRWASDPQFRIDVSAGLELPSYEQQTDRVQNLTAGGSAAQLNGMYRAFTDGSFGDGSDIALGQLEYQEAPDGAESMGFKGGNLPGMLAQGFELRRDDGSVATAVWLTDGLPADRYEAAMAGVVYQQALIIEAMQSSDVLDRIACVV
- a CDS encoding DUF72 domain-containing protein, which produces MAPRRRAPEVRIGISGWTYAPWRGDFYPKGLAHRRELEYASERLSSIEINGTFYAMQKPSSYVKWRDETPENFVFAVKGGRYVTHVKRLVDVEAALANFFATGVLGLGSKLGPVLWQLPPNFQFDAAKMAAFFELLPRTTTEAVTLAGRRDDKLPDDRVSLVVDGDRPLRHAMEVRHPSFDTAEAIGLLRDHDVAFVLADSGGKYPLVDQVTSNFVYLRLHGSEELYASGYDDAALDRWAGRIEQWVKSKLDVFAYFDNDVKGYAPFDAMRLIERL
- a CDS encoding DoxX family protein, which translates into the protein MTTTITPTANSRTAARIGWVLTALLAIFLLFDGVTKLINVQQVKDATVDLGLREEMTPVIGVVLLVSLALYLLPRTAFLGAVLLTGYLGGAVLTNWRVDKPLFSTVLFAVYVGVVVWGALYLRDPKVRQVMPFVR
- a CDS encoding ArsR/SmtB family transcription factor encodes the protein MSEQFEGRLAELEARVAELEGGASAGDRETFTGGMVAYQGEVHLDGNVKWDIGYSPDGILEFSTHRTAEILAALGHPARLRIVRTLLRGPANASDLHESVGLGSTGQVYHHLKVLGAANVVEQHGRGDYRIAAKKVVPLLVSMLAAADISGELGT
- a CDS encoding TetR/AcrR family transcriptional regulator; translation: MDRGDEEHDATVDGRSARWAHRRPELVAAATQYVLDRGVSDLTLRPLASAMGVTIATVVRQFGSKEALVEEITRTINEDLLRTLREDPELVGLTPEQTLRTLWRRWLEPAQGRQFRVLFELFGLAAHHPDQYRWFTGSIVTDWLPQIEAPLIGDGVEPAAARQMATLVLAVLRGLHLDLVATGDVDRVDAAFELAMATLAPALTSPRDAIAR